One part of the Eucalyptus grandis isolate ANBG69807.140 chromosome 10, ASM1654582v1, whole genome shotgun sequence genome encodes these proteins:
- the LOC104421866 gene encoding phosphatidylinositol 4-phosphate 5-kinase 6 isoform X1, whose translation MSKKHGRILKAWEKTVRKSQAAAKKRVNSIFAAMSVAHVDDEDNAGQSDVYHAERVLSNGDFYTGQWADNLPHGHGKYLWTDGCMYVGEWFRGKTMGKGKFCWPSGATYEGEFKSSYMDGKGTYTGPSGDTYRGSWIMNLKHGQGTKSYVNGDYYEGEWRRGMQDGHGRYQWHSGNNYIGQWKNGTINGNGTMIWSNGNRYDGFWEDGLPKGNGTFRWADGSFYVGIWSRDPKEQSGTYYPSGSTGGNIDWNPQEVFSVDLQDCKICPGEKVSILPSQKLLNWPGIEGEFLEKQQSWRPQKESEGGGKRRMSVDGRVSHYSWGSEGSDGNHLRDEHEELGNIQPQDSSMGDTLTKQQMMRIKPPKKQGETISKGHRNYELMLNLQLGIRHSVGRPAPATSLDLKASAFDPKEKVWTRFPPEGSKHTPPHQSCEFRWKDYCPVVFRTLRKLFRIDAADYMISICGNDALRELSSPGKSGSFFYLTHDDRYMIKTMKKAEVKVLLRMLPSYYSHVRTYENTLVTKYFGLHCVKLTGTAQKKVRFVIMGNLFCSEYAIHRRFDLKGSSHGRITDKPEAEIEATTTLKDLDLNFIFRLQNVWFQEFCRQVDKDCDFLEQERIMDYSLLIGLHFRDTSYNKDSLVAEACPAGIRTPRGIGDNNVDPVDPRLSSVEMDQLQLDPTRWASTRLGINMPARAELTMRRNGCELQLVGEPTGELYEVILFFGIIDILQDYDISKKLEHAYKSIHYDPTSISAVDPKQYSRRFRDFIYRIFLEDT comes from the exons ATGAGCAAAAAGCACGGCCGAATTTTGAAGGCCTGGGAAAAAACAGTGAGGAAATCACAAGCTGCTGCAAAGAAAAGGGTGAACAGCATTTTCGCCGCTATGTCGGTTGCCCACGTTGACGACGAGGACAATGCGGGCCAGAGCGATGTCTACCATGCCGAGAGGGTCCTCTCAAATGGGGACTTTTACACCGGCCAGTGGGCGGACAACCTCCCCCACGGTCACGGGAAGTATCTGTGGACTGATGGGTGTATGTATGTTGGCGAATGGTTCAGGGGCAAGACAATGGGAAAGGGGAAGTTTTGTTGGCCAAGTGGTGCCACATATGAGGGTGAATTCAAGAGTAGCTATATGGATGGTAAGGGGACTTACACAGGCCCTTCGGGGGATACATACAGAGGTTCCTGGATAATGAACTTGAAACATGGGCAAGGGACTAAGAGTTATGTTAATGGTGATTACTATGAAGGAGAGTGGCGGCGCGGGATGCAGGATGGCCACGGGCGGTACCAATGGCATAGTGGGAACAATTACATAGGACAATGGAAAAATGGGACCATCAACGGGAATGGTACAATGATATGGAGTAATGGAAATCGGTATGATGGATTCTGGGAAGATGGTTTGCCTAAAGGGAATGGGACTTTTAGATGGGCCGATGGTAGTTTTTATGTCGGCATTTGGAGTAGAGACCCGAAGGAGCAGAGCGGCACATACTATCCATCAGGGTCGACTGGAGGCAACATTGACTGGAATCCTCAAGAGGTGTTTTCAGTGGATTTGCAGGATTGCAAGATTTGTCCCGGCGAAAAAGTTTCAATTTTGCCATCACAGAAGTTGCTGAATTGGCCGGGGATTGAGGGGGAGTTCTTGGAAAAGCAGCAAAGTTGGAGACCTCAAAAGGAAAGTGAGGGGGGTGGGAAACGGAGGATGTCGGTGGATGGAAGGGTGTCTCATTACAGTTGGGGATCAGAAGGCAGTGATGGAAATCATCTCAGGGATGAACATGAAGAGCTGGGGAATATTCAACCTCAAGATTCAAGCATGGGAGACACACTGACTAAACAACAGATGATGAGGATAAAACCGCCAAAGAAACAGGGAGAGACTATATCTAAAGGACATAGGAACTATGAGCTAATGCTCAACCTGCAGCTAGGAATCAG GCATTCCGTTGGAAGGCCTGCTCCAGCTACATCCCTGGATCTGAAAGCTTCAGCTTTCGATCCCAAGGAAAAAGTGTGGACTAGATTTCCTCCCGAAGGATCCAAGCATACTCCACCCCACCAGTCATGTGAATTCAGGTGGAAGGATTATTGCCCAGTGGTTTTCAG GACTCTCcgaaaattatttagaattgaTGCAGCGGATTATATGATATCAATCTGTGGGAATGATGCCTTGCGAGAGCTTTCTTCCCCTGGGAAAAGTGGAAGTTTCTTCTACTTGACACATGATGACCGGTACATGATAAAGACCATGAAAAAAGCAGAAGTAAAG GTGCTTTTGAGGATGCTGCCATCTTATTACAGTCATGTCCGAACCTACGAAAACACTCTTGTTACAAAATACTTTGGTCTACATTGCGTTAAATTGACTGGGACTGCACAAAAGAAG GTACGATTTGTCATAATGGGAAACCTATTCTGCTCCGAGTATGCAATCCATAGGCGCTTTGACTTAAAGGGTTCTTCTCATGGTCGTATAACTGATAAACCGGAGGCCGAAATTGAAGCTACTACCACCCTTAAGGACCTTGATCTCAACTTTATATTCAGATTGCAGAATGTTTGGTTCCAAGAGTTCTGCAG ACAAGTCGACAAGGACTGTGATTTTCTTGAACAGGAAAGGATAATGGACTACAGTCTTCTGATTGGTCTTCACTTCCGAGATACTTCTTATAACAAGGATAGCTTAGTTGCCGAGGCTTGTCCTGCTGGAATTCGCACTCCTAGAG GCATTGGAGATAACAATGTTGACCCTGTAGATCCTCGCCTTTCCAGCGTGGAAATGGATCAGCTTCAACTTGACCCTACCAG GTGGGCTTCAACCAGATTAGGGATAAACATGCCTGCAAGGGCTGAATTAACAATGAGGAGAAACGGCTGCGAGCTACAGCTGGTTGGTGAACCAACAGGAGAGCTATACGAGGTCATCCTCTTCTTTGGCATAATAGACATATTGCAGGATTATGACATTAGCAAGAAGCTTGAGCATGCATACAAATCAATCCACTATGACCCGACTTCAATATCTGCGGTTGATCCAAAGCAGTACTCCAGGCGGTTCCGTGATTTTATATACAGAATTTTTCTAGAAGACACTTGA
- the LOC104421866 gene encoding phosphatidylinositol 4-phosphate 5-kinase 6 isoform X2 — translation MSKKHGRILKAWEKTVRKSQAAAKKRVNSIFAAMSVAHVDDEDNAGQSDVYHAERVLSNGDFYTGQWADNLPHGHGKYLWTDGCMYVGEWFRGKTMGKGKFCWPSGATYEGEFKSSYMDGKGTYTGPSGDTYRGSWIMNLKHGQGTKSYVNGDYYEGEWRRGMQDGHGRYQWHSGNNYIGQWKNGTINGNGTMIWSNGNRYDGFWEDGLPKGNGTFRWADGSFYVGIWSRDPKEQSGTYYPSGSTGGNIDWNPQEVFSVDLQDCKICPGEKVSILPSQKLLNWPGIEGEFLEKQQSWRPQKESEGGGKRRMSVDGRVSHYSWGSEGSDGNHLRDEHEELGNIQPQDSSMGDTLTKQQMMRIKPPKKQGETISKGHRNYELMLNLQLGIRHSVGRPAPATSLDLKASAFDPKEKVWTRFPPEGSKHTPPHQSCEFRWKDYCPVVFRTLRKLFRIDAADYMISICGNDALRELSSPGKSGSFFYLTHDDRYMIKTMKKAEVKVLLRMLPSYYSHVRTYENTLVTKYFGLHCVKLTGTAQKKVRFVIMGNLFCSEYAIHRRFDLKGSSHGRITDKPEAEIEATTTLKDLDLNFIFRLQNVWFQEFCRQVDKDCDFLEQERIMDYSLLIGLHFRDTSYNKDSLVAEACPAGIRTPRGIGDNNVDPVDPRLSSVEMDQLQLDPTRLGINMPARAELTMRRNGCELQLVGEPTGELYEVILFFGIIDILQDYDISKKLEHAYKSIHYDPTSISAVDPKQYSRRFRDFIYRIFLEDT, via the exons ATGAGCAAAAAGCACGGCCGAATTTTGAAGGCCTGGGAAAAAACAGTGAGGAAATCACAAGCTGCTGCAAAGAAAAGGGTGAACAGCATTTTCGCCGCTATGTCGGTTGCCCACGTTGACGACGAGGACAATGCGGGCCAGAGCGATGTCTACCATGCCGAGAGGGTCCTCTCAAATGGGGACTTTTACACCGGCCAGTGGGCGGACAACCTCCCCCACGGTCACGGGAAGTATCTGTGGACTGATGGGTGTATGTATGTTGGCGAATGGTTCAGGGGCAAGACAATGGGAAAGGGGAAGTTTTGTTGGCCAAGTGGTGCCACATATGAGGGTGAATTCAAGAGTAGCTATATGGATGGTAAGGGGACTTACACAGGCCCTTCGGGGGATACATACAGAGGTTCCTGGATAATGAACTTGAAACATGGGCAAGGGACTAAGAGTTATGTTAATGGTGATTACTATGAAGGAGAGTGGCGGCGCGGGATGCAGGATGGCCACGGGCGGTACCAATGGCATAGTGGGAACAATTACATAGGACAATGGAAAAATGGGACCATCAACGGGAATGGTACAATGATATGGAGTAATGGAAATCGGTATGATGGATTCTGGGAAGATGGTTTGCCTAAAGGGAATGGGACTTTTAGATGGGCCGATGGTAGTTTTTATGTCGGCATTTGGAGTAGAGACCCGAAGGAGCAGAGCGGCACATACTATCCATCAGGGTCGACTGGAGGCAACATTGACTGGAATCCTCAAGAGGTGTTTTCAGTGGATTTGCAGGATTGCAAGATTTGTCCCGGCGAAAAAGTTTCAATTTTGCCATCACAGAAGTTGCTGAATTGGCCGGGGATTGAGGGGGAGTTCTTGGAAAAGCAGCAAAGTTGGAGACCTCAAAAGGAAAGTGAGGGGGGTGGGAAACGGAGGATGTCGGTGGATGGAAGGGTGTCTCATTACAGTTGGGGATCAGAAGGCAGTGATGGAAATCATCTCAGGGATGAACATGAAGAGCTGGGGAATATTCAACCTCAAGATTCAAGCATGGGAGACACACTGACTAAACAACAGATGATGAGGATAAAACCGCCAAAGAAACAGGGAGAGACTATATCTAAAGGACATAGGAACTATGAGCTAATGCTCAACCTGCAGCTAGGAATCAG GCATTCCGTTGGAAGGCCTGCTCCAGCTACATCCCTGGATCTGAAAGCTTCAGCTTTCGATCCCAAGGAAAAAGTGTGGACTAGATTTCCTCCCGAAGGATCCAAGCATACTCCACCCCACCAGTCATGTGAATTCAGGTGGAAGGATTATTGCCCAGTGGTTTTCAG GACTCTCcgaaaattatttagaattgaTGCAGCGGATTATATGATATCAATCTGTGGGAATGATGCCTTGCGAGAGCTTTCTTCCCCTGGGAAAAGTGGAAGTTTCTTCTACTTGACACATGATGACCGGTACATGATAAAGACCATGAAAAAAGCAGAAGTAAAG GTGCTTTTGAGGATGCTGCCATCTTATTACAGTCATGTCCGAACCTACGAAAACACTCTTGTTACAAAATACTTTGGTCTACATTGCGTTAAATTGACTGGGACTGCACAAAAGAAG GTACGATTTGTCATAATGGGAAACCTATTCTGCTCCGAGTATGCAATCCATAGGCGCTTTGACTTAAAGGGTTCTTCTCATGGTCGTATAACTGATAAACCGGAGGCCGAAATTGAAGCTACTACCACCCTTAAGGACCTTGATCTCAACTTTATATTCAGATTGCAGAATGTTTGGTTCCAAGAGTTCTGCAG ACAAGTCGACAAGGACTGTGATTTTCTTGAACAGGAAAGGATAATGGACTACAGTCTTCTGATTGGTCTTCACTTCCGAGATACTTCTTATAACAAGGATAGCTTAGTTGCCGAGGCTTGTCCTGCTGGAATTCGCACTCCTAGAG GCATTGGAGATAACAATGTTGACCCTGTAGATCCTCGCCTTTCCAGCGTGGAAATGGATCAGCTTCAACTTGACCCTACCAG ATTAGGGATAAACATGCCTGCAAGGGCTGAATTAACAATGAGGAGAAACGGCTGCGAGCTACAGCTGGTTGGTGAACCAACAGGAGAGCTATACGAGGTCATCCTCTTCTTTGGCATAATAGACATATTGCAGGATTATGACATTAGCAAGAAGCTTGAGCATGCATACAAATCAATCCACTATGACCCGACTTCAATATCTGCGGTTGATCCAAAGCAGTACTCCAGGCGGTTCCGTGATTTTATATACAGAATTTTTCTAGAAGACACTTGA
- the LOC104421867 gene encoding beta-galactosidase produces the protein MASLLAQLGLPLENGFQAWEDQSFFKLRKRDAHVTLHCHDSVEGALKYWFERGKVDFTLADSAAWDDDAVDSALDCAASWVKGLPFAKSLSGHWKFLMAPSPKDVPGGFFDAAFEDSAWGSLPVPSNWQMHGYDRPIYTNTLYPFPLDPPNIPLENPTGCYRTYFSIPNEWKGRRILLHFEAVDSAFCAWINGVFVGYSQDSRLPAEFEITDYCKPSAEEKNVLAVQVFRWSDGSYLEDQDHWWLSGIHRDVLLLAKPQVFIADYFFKSNLDDKFMCADLQVEVKIDDSRQKPSGSILSDLIIEAKLFDTSIWYNKDGHVDLLSSNVSDLKFNNSSSIHGFHDFILDGKLERPRLWSAEHPNLYTLVVILKDSGGHVIDCESCQVGIRQISTAHKQLLVNGHPVIIRGVNRHEHHPRLGKTNMESCMVKDLVLMKQNNMNAVRNSHYPQHTRWYQLCDLFGMYMIDEANIETHGFVDCKDRKHPTLEPSWAGAMLDRVIGMVERDKNHACIISWSLGNESGYGPNHSASAGWVRGKDPSRVLHYEGGGARTSSTDIVCPMYMRVWDIVKIAKDPNETRPLILCEYSHSMGNSNGNILEYWEAIDSTFGLQGGFIWDWVDQGLLKEKADGCKHWAYGGDFGDIPNDLNFCLNGLTWPDRTPHPAMHEVKYVHQPIKVLLNGITLKIRNTHFYETTEGLEFSWLIHGDGCNLGSGTLSLPIVGPQSSFDIELEKGPWYSVWASCYATEIFLTISAKLLHSTRWTEAGHIVSSTQVQLPAKEVLAHHAIKVESGTFSKEVSGDTIRVCHQNNWEIKFNIQKGTFESWKVQGVPVMGSGILPCFWRAPTDNDKGGGSASYLSLWKAAHLDSLSVVTESCSIEQDSATLLKIKTVYHFIVQGEEGSLSQSGKSIVVFECDVIYSIYCSGDVIMEYHVRSSSNLPPLPRVGVEFHLESSLERIQWYGRGPFECYPDRKAAAHVSVYEENVADMHVPYIVPGECAGRADVRWVTFQNRDGVGIYASIYGSSPPMQMSASYYSTSELDRATHNEDLVRGSSIEVHLDHKHMGLGGDDSWSPCVHEKYLVPPLPYSFAIRLSPVISASNGYEIYKSQL, from the exons atggCGTCTTTGCTGGCCCAGCTCGGGTTGCCGCTGGAAAACGGGTTCCAGGCGTGGGAGGACCAGAGCTTCTTCAAGCTGCGGAAGCGGGATGCCCACGTCACCCTGCATTGTCACGATTCCGTCGAAG GAGCTCTCAAGTACTGGTTCGAGCGCGGTAAAGTGGACTTCACGTTGGCGGACTCGGCGGCGTGGGACGACGATGCCGTCGACAGCGCTCTCGACTGTGCTGCTTCCTGGGTCAAAGGCTTGCCTTTTGCAAAGTCCTTGTCTGGCCACTGGAAATTCCTCATGGCTCCGAGTCCTAAAGATGTCCCCGGCGGCTTTTTCGATGCTGCGTTTGAGGATTCCGCGTGGGGAAGTTTACCTG TTCCTTCCAATTGGCAGATGCATGGATATGATAGGCCTATTTACACAAATACTCTGTACCCATTTCCACTTGATCCTCCAAACATTCCTTTGGAAAATCCAACTGGTTGCTACAGGACATATTTCAGCATCCCTAATGAATGGAAAG GGCGTAGGATTTTGCTGCACTTTGAAGCAGTGGATTCTGCCTTCTGTGCATGGATTAATGGAGTCTTTGTGGGGTATAG TCAGGATAGTAGGCTGCCAGCTGAATTTGAAATCACTGACTACTGTAAGCCTTCTGCTGAAGAAAAGAATGTTTTAGCGGTTCAAGTATTTAGATGGAGTGATGGATCTTATCTTGAGGATCAAGATCATTGGTGGTTATCTGGTATTCATCGTGATGTGCTTCTTCTAGCAAAGCCACAA GTATTTATTGCGGACTATTTCTTCAAGTCTAACCTGGATGACAAGTTCATGTGCGCTGATCTTCAG GTTGAAGTTAAGATAGATGATTCTCGACAAAAGCCTTCAGGCAGCATTCTTTCTGACCTAATAATCGAAGCTAAACTCTTTGATACTTCTATCTGGTACAACAAAGATGGTCATGTGGATCTTCTCTCATCTAATGTTTCTGATCTAAAGTTCAACAACTCGTCGTCCATACACGGGTTTCATGATTTTATCCTTGATGGAAAACTGGAAAGGCCTAGGCTCTGGTCGGCTGAACAT CCAAATCTCTACACCCTTGTTGTCATCCTTAAAGATTCCGGTGGCCATGTTATTGACTGTGAATCATGCCAAGTAGGCATCCGGCAAATTTCCACAGCCCATAAACAGTTGCTTGTTAATGGGCATCCAGTCATAATAAGAGGAGTGAACAGGCACGAGCATCATCCACGTCTAGGAAAGACAAATATGGAGTCTTGCATGGTTAAG GATTTAGTTCTTATGAAGCAAAATAATATGAACGCTGTGAGAAACAGCCATTATCCTCAACATACTCGTTGGTATCAGTTGTGTGATCTGTTCGGCATGTACATGATAGATGAAGCCAATATTGAAACACATGGTTTTGTTGACTGTAAAGATCGGAAGCATCCTACTCTTGAACCAAGTTGGGCTGGTGCTATGCTGGATCGTGTGATTGGCATGGTGGAGAGGGACAAAAATCATGCTTGCATAATATCATGGTCCTTAGGAAATGAATCTGGATATGGGCCCAATCATTCTGCTTCAGCTG GGTGGGTCCGAGGGAAAGATCCTTCTCGTGTATTACACTATGAAGGTGGTGGAGCCAGAACTTCCTCAACAGATATTGTGTGCCCTATGTACATGCGTGTGTGGGACATAGTGAAGATTGCTAAAGATCCGAATGAAACTCGTCCTTTGATCTTGTGCGA GTACTCGCATTCTATGGGAAATAGCAATGGAAACATTCTTGAATACTGGGAAGCAATTGATAGTACATTTGGTCTCCAAGGTGGTTTTATCTGGGATTGGGTTGATCAG GGTTTACTAAAAGAGAAGGCTGATGGCTGCAAACACTGGGCATATGGAGGAGACTTTGGGGATATTCCTAATGATTTAAACTTCTGTTTGAACGGACTTACCTGGCCAGATCGAACTCCACATCCTGCAATGCATG AAGTGAAGTATGTCCATCAACCAATCAAGGTTCTATTAAATGGGATCACACTAAAG ATAAGGAATACTCATTTTTATGAAACAACGGAAGGGTTAGAATTTAGTTGGCTCATCCATGGGGATGGATGCAATCTTGGTTCCGGGACCCTTTCACTTCCCATAGTTGGACCACAGAGCAGCTTTGACATAGAGTTAGAGAAGGGTCCATGGTACTCAGTTTGGGCTTCCTGCTATGCAACTGAGATTTTCTTGACAATTTCCGCTAAGCTTTTGCATTCAACGCGCTGGACTGAAGCTGGGCATATTGTGTCTTCCACCCAAGTCCAGCTGCCTGCAAAAGAAGTCCTTGCTCACCAT GCTATCAAAGTTGAAAGTGGTACCTTCTCTAAAGAGGTTTCTGGGGACACGATCAGAGTCTGCCATCAGAATAATTGGGAGATAAAATTCAATATCCAGAAGGGAACTTTTGAAAGCTGGAAG GTTCAAGGAGTTCCTGTTATGGGTAGTGGCATACTCCCTTGCTTTTGGCGAGCACCTACAGATAATGACAAAGGGGGAGGCTCTGCTAGCTATCTCTCTTTGTGGAAAGCTGCTCACCTCGACAGCCTCTCAGTTGTTACTGAGAGCTGCTCCATAGAGCAAGATTCTGCTactcttttgaaaataaagacaGTATACCATTTTATCGTGCAAGGTGAGGAGGGTTCCCTTTCTCAGTCCGGGAAATCAATTGTTGTATTTGAATGTGACGTGATATACTCAATCTACTGTTCTGGGGATGTCATTATGGAATACCATGTAAGATCCAGTTCGAATCTTCCACCCCTACCCCGAGTTGGAGTTGAATTCCATTTGGAAAGTTCTTTGGAGAGGATTCAATGGTATGGACGAGGTCCCTTTGAATGTTATCCAGACAGAAAAGCTGCTGCCCATGTTTCAGTCTATGAGGAGAACGTGGCTGACATGCATGTTCCATACATAGTTCCTGGAGAATGTGCAGGTCGTGCTGATGTGAGATGGGTGACGTTTCAAAACAGAGATGGTGTTGGGATTTACGCTTCTATTTATGGCAGTTCTCCTCCAATGCAAATGAGTGCGAGTTATTACTCCACGTCGGAACTTGACCGTGCAACGCATAATGAAGATCTTGTTAGAGGAAGCAGCATTGAG GTACATCTCGACCACAAGCATATGGGTTTGGGTGGTGATGATAGCTGGTCGCCTTGTGTCCATGAGAAATATCTGGTTCCTCCCCTGCCATACTCGTTTGCTATCAGATTGTCTCCAGTGATCTCTGCAAGTAACGGATATGAAATTTACAAGTCTCAGTTGTAG